The following nucleotide sequence is from uncultured Ilyobacter sp..
CAGCTTTAAGTAATTTTGCTATCTTTGGAAGTAGTGTGCTGTGAGCTCCTGAAAGGATGCTGCACGCAACTACATCTACGTCTTCTTGAATTGCAGCATTTACAATCTCTTCAGGTGTTTGACGAAGTCCAGTGTAAATAACTTCCATTCCTGCGTCTCTAAGTGCTCTTGCTACAACTTTTGCCCCTCTATCATGTCCATCAAGACCTGGTTTAGCCACTAAAACTCTAATAGGTTTATCCATTTTTAAAATCCTCCTAAAATCGATTATTAAATTATTATAACTTGATGCTTTGCTTGTATTCTCCAAACACTTCTCTCATAACGCCACAGATCTCTCCAAGAGTTCCATATGCTCTTACAGCATCAACAATGTAAGGCATTAAGTTTTCATCTGTAGAACATGCAGCTTTTAGAGCGGCTAATTTTTCAGCTACAGCAGCGTTGTCTCTTTTAGCCTTAAGTGCGTTTATTTTGTCAGCCTGCATTTGTCCAACAGCTGGATCTACTTTCAATAGATCTTTTGGTGAATCTTCTTTGATTATATACTTGTTCATACCAACGATAACTCTGTCGCCTCTTTCGATATCCATCTGGTAATTGTAAGCAGCATCCATGATCTCTTCTTGGATATAACCTTTTTCTATAGCGGCTGGTGCTCCACCAAGTTCGTCAATTTTCTTGATGAACTCCATAGCTTTATCTTCGATATCTTTTGTTTTTGCTTCGATATAGTAAGATCCTGCTAATGGATCTACTGTATTAGTTACTCCACTCTCTTCTGCTACTATTTGCTGAGTTCTAAGTGCTACTCTTACTGATGCTTCAGTAGGAAGAGCTAGAGCCTCATCTTTAGAGTTTGTATGTAGTGATTGAGTTCCACCCATTACAGCCGCAAGAGTTTGGATTGCAACCCTTACGATGTTGTTTTCAGGTTGCTGTGCGGTAAGAGTAGATCCTCCAGTTTGAGTATGGAATTTAAGAGCCATTGATTTTGCACTCTTAGCTCCGAATCTCTCTTTCATGATTTTTGCCCAAAG
It contains:
- a CDS encoding cobalamin B12-binding domain-containing protein; translated protein: MDKPIRVLVAKPGLDGHDRGAKVVARALRDAGMEVIYTGLRQTPEEIVNAAIQEDVDVVACSILSGAHSTLLPKIAKLLKAEGADDVLFIGGGVIPADDIPFLKENGCAEIFTPGTPTTVTIDYIKANVKK